One genomic segment of Flavobacteriales bacterium TMED191 includes these proteins:
- a CDS encoding saccharopine dehydrogenase, which translates to MIKILVLGGGKVGSAIAFDLSKNYSVTVADIDELTLKNLKKRTNIKTILVDISSTVTLKNTLQPYNLIISAVPGFMGYKTLQTIIECKKNVVDISFSPEDPLTLNELAIKNNVSVLVDLGVAPGLGNVIFGHYNELMKIDSYECYVGGLPKKKTLPFQYKAPFSPIDVVEEYTRPARLFENHKIITKDPLTELEIIQFDTNEDLEAFNTDGLRTLLKTMSHVPYMKEKTLRYPGHAKNIQLLKDIGLFSTETTTLHDLNFKPIDIIADILKKDWKLEEGEEEFTVMRIIMKNSKKYVQIDLYDEFDKKTQISSMARTTGYTCTAGANLIINKLFNKKGVYPPELLSTSENCYNYIIKYLKERNINFHIKQS; encoded by the coding sequence ATGATCAAGATACTTGTTTTAGGAGGTGGAAAAGTAGGAAGTGCGATTGCTTTTGATTTATCAAAAAATTACTCTGTAACTGTTGCAGATATTGATGAATTAACTTTAAAAAATCTCAAAAAAAGAACAAATATCAAAACCATTCTTGTTGATATTTCGTCTACTGTGACATTAAAAAACACATTACAACCATATAATTTAATTATATCTGCTGTACCTGGATTTATGGGTTATAAAACACTGCAAACTATAATTGAGTGTAAAAAGAACGTTGTAGATATTTCATTTTCTCCTGAAGATCCACTAACTCTAAATGAATTAGCGATAAAAAATAATGTTAGTGTTTTAGTTGACTTGGGAGTAGCTCCAGGACTGGGAAATGTAATATTTGGACATTACAATGAATTAATGAAAATTGATTCCTATGAGTGTTACGTTGGTGGATTACCAAAGAAAAAAACACTACCCTTTCAATACAAAGCACCTTTCTCTCCCATTGATGTAGTTGAAGAGTATACTCGACCTGCAAGATTATTTGAAAATCATAAAATAATTACTAAAGACCCACTAACAGAACTAGAAATAATTCAATTTGATACTAATGAAGATTTAGAAGCATTTAATACTGATGGTCTAAGAACCTTGCTTAAAACTATGTCTCATGTTCCATATATGAAGGAAAAAACTCTTCGTTATCCTGGTCATGCAAAAAACATACAACTATTAAAAGACATAGGTTTGTTTAGCACAGAAACAACAACTCTTCACGATCTAAATTTTAAACCTATTGACATAATTGCAGACATACTTAAAAAAGACTGGAAACTTGAAGAAGGTGAAGAAGAATTTACTGTTATGCGAATTATTATGAAAAATAGTAAGAAATATGTTCAAATTGACTTATATGATGAGTTTGACAAAAAAACTCAAATTTCTTCTATGGCACGAACTACTGGATACACTTGTACAGCAGGAGCTAACTTAATAATCAATAAGTTATTTAATAAAAAAGGTGTCTATCCCCCAGAGTTATTAAGTACTAGTGAAAATTGCTATAATTACATTATTAAGTACCTAAAAGAAAGAAATATTAATTTTCATATTAAACAATCTTAA